GGACAGCGGCAAGCTGGAGCGCAAGCTTTCGCCTGACAATATCAAGGCCGAGCCGCTGCAGTCGCTTGACGAAAAGGCATTCCGCTGGGCGCTCAACGAAGATGCGATGGCTACCGAGAAGCTCTCGGAAGGCATCCGCCTGTTCGCCAAGGATCTCGTGACGCTGCGCGAGATGGTCCGCAAGGAACTGACGCTGGCGGCCGCCTGATAAAAGAAAGGGGAACCATCCCGGTTCCCCTTGCGTTTACACCACATAAATCTCCAGTCATGCGAAAACGCGATCGGATCCCTGCCGGTCGCGTTTTTGTGTGTTTCAGTCGTTGCCGTTTCCCGTCGCCACTGCGGAAATGCGCTGTGCCGCATCGCGGATCAGCGCTTCGCAGGCCTCGCGCGTCGGCGCCTTGCCGTTAAGCGGGGTAATATAGGGGCAGGTAATGACGGCAAGGGCGGTGCCGTCGAGCGTCAGCACCGGGGCGGAGATATTGCGCACGCCGGCGGTCTGAAGGCTGTCCATGGATTCGAAACCCTGTCGGCGCACCTGCGCCAGTCGTTCTGCCAGCCCCTGAGGCACGGTCTCGCCGCCGCCACGCACCTGTTCGGTGACCATGATCTCGCGTTGCGCATCGGTCTGGAAGGCCAGAAGCACATGGCCGGAACCCGTGTGGAACAGGCTCATCTGTGCGCCCACGCGCAGGGACATGGCCCAATAGGTTGAGGATTCCTGCTGGGCGATGACGACGACGCCACCGCGGTCATAGACGGCCAGATGGCAGGCCTGCGCGGCGCTGGCCGAAAAATCGCGCATGACAGGGGCGGCAAAGGAGACGAGGCGGCGGATCGGCGCGTGGAAATGCGCCAGCCCGAACATCTTCAGCGTCAGCGAAAACCGGTCACCCTCCAGCCGCCGCACGTAACCGCGGCGCACCAGCCTGTCCAGCATGCGGTAAAGTTCGTTCGGGCTTTTGCCGATCGACTTGGCGATCTCGATCTGCGTCAGTCCGCCATCGGTACGGGCCAGAAGCTCGAGAATATCAAGACCCTTGTCGAGGGCGGGAGCGCGGTATCTTTCGCTGTCGTCGTCGGTCATCTGGCCTCGATGGTGTTTTGCGTGGTCGCCGGATGGGCAGCCTGAAAATATGGTTGCCCGATAGCCGACATCCGCGCAAGTTTGCTTGACGCCATATGAATACCGCGTTTACATATGAATTGTCGATCCATATTTGAGATCATCGAAATTCAGCGACCTGAACCCCGATGGGCGGGCGCGCTATAGCGGGAGGCTATTCATGGTGCAGGATTTTAACGGCCGGACAGTGGTAATCACCGCCGCCGGCCAGGGTATCGGCCGGGCGACGGCGGAGCGCTTCATATCGCTCGGTGCGCGCGTCATTGCCACCGATATCAACGAACAGGCGCTTTCCACCCTGAAAGGGGCGGAAACGCGGGTTCTGAACGTGCTGGATGGCGACGGCGTCAAGGATTTCGCCACCGATATCGGCCATGCCGATGTGCTGTTCAACTGCGCCGGTTTCGTTCATTCCGGCACCATTCTCGATTGCGAAGAAAAAGACTGGGATTTCTCTTTCGATCTCAACGCCAAGGCCATGTACCGCACCTGCCGCGCCTTCCTGCCCGGTATGCTGGAAAAGGGCAAGGGCGCGATCGTCAACATGTCCTCGGTTGCATCAAGCGTGAAGGGCGTGCCGAACCGTTTCGCCTACACCGCCTCCAAGGCGGCGGTGGTGGGTCTGACCAAGGCCATTGCCGCCGATTTCGTCACCAAGGGCATTCGCTGTAACGCCATCTGCCCCGGCACGGTCGACAGCCCGTCCCTGCATGATCGCCTGCGCGCCACCGGCAACTACGAACAGGCGCTTGCCGATTTCATCGCCCGGCAGCCCATGGGCCGCATCGCCACGCCGGAAGAAATCGCGGCGCTCGTGACGTATCTCGCTTCTGATGAGGCAGGCTTCACAACCGGCCAGATCCATGTGATCGATGGTGGTTGGACAGGCTGAGGGGTTATTGCGGGAGAGAGAAGACGGGGCCGGCGTGTATTCGCCGGTTGAGGTTTTAACATCTCCACAAACTCCACGTCATCCTCGGGCTTGACCCGAGGATACAAACCTCCGGCCGTTGATCCTCGGGTCAAGCCCGAGGATGACTCAGGAGAGTGTGCAGTTTTCACAGATTAAAGGCGACCGGCGTAAAAGCCGGTCGCCTTTTTTCGTTCAGACGACCGCGCTTCCGGCCATCAGTGCAAGCACGAGGAAGACCAGGAAGATCACCACGGCGATGAAGAACAATATTCGGGCCACGCCCGCCGCCGCCGCCGAAATGCCGGTAAAGCCGAATACGCCCGCGATCAAAGAAATAACAAAGAAAATAAGAGCCCATTTCAGCATGGAGCTTCCCCTTTCGCTTAATTTTCAAGAGTCTGCCGTCTCGCAGCGGACTCTCGAAAATGACGCGCAAAAGGCGAAAATGTTCCATGCTCCCGCAAAAATCGTTGTTTTGGAGCGTTTTCACTTTCCTCGAATGGCGACAACCCCCGGACTCTTTGTCCTGCCGCATTTTCGGACGGAAACCGGGGGAGCGCCTTTGCTGGGTGCGCTCTAAATCCCTCTTTCACCTACCGCATCGATGTGGTGGGCTTTCCAGGTGGTGCGGATGAAGGTGGCAACGAAAGCAAGGCTCATGAAAAGCACGATGGTCGGGGCAGGGGCGCTGTCTATCAGGAAGCTCAGCCATATGCCGCAGAGCGATGACGTGACCGCCACCGCAATGGCCACAACCAGCATGGTGGAGAAGCGCCGCGTCAGCAGGAAGGCGATCGCGCCCGGCGCGACCAGCATGGCCACCGAGAGGATGATGCCGACCGCCTTCAGCGCGCCAACCACCGTCAGTGACAAAACCATCAGCAGACCGTAATGCAGAATACGCACCGGCAGGCCGATTGCTTTGGCATGCTGCGGATCGAAGGCGTTGACCAGCAAATCCTTACGCAGGATGCCCAGAAACAATGTGGCGAAAAGCGCGATCAGACCTGTCTCCAGCATGTCCGACGGCGCAATGCCCAGCATGTCACCGAAGAGAATGTGGTCGAGATGCATATCGCTCTGCACCTTCACGTAAAGCACCAGCCCCAGCCCGAACATGCCGGAAAAGACGATGCCAAGCACCGTGTCTTCCTTGATGCGGCTGTTTTCCTTGATGAAGCCGGTGCCGAGCGCGCAGATCATGCCGGCAATGAACGCACCGATGGAAAGCGGTATATTGACGATATATGCCAGCACCACGCCCGGCAGCACGGCATGGGAAACCGCATCGCCCATCAGCGACCAGCCTTTCAGCACCAGAAGACAGGACAGCATCGCCATCGGCACTGCAATCATCAGCGTGATCACGAAGGCATATTGCATGAAGGGCAGCTGAAACGGCAGGATGGCGAGTTCGAGATATTCACTCATGGCGTTTCTCCGAGCGCCTTGCGGGCCTTGGCCCGGGATGCGAGCAGCCCGTGTTTGGGGGCGAAGACGAAGGCGGCAAGGAAAATCGCCGTTTGCAGTACGACGATGACGCCGCCGGTCGCACCGTCGAGGAAATAGCTGAGATAAGCGCCGACGAAGCTGGTGGCCGCGCCGATGATGAGGCTCATCAGGATCAGCCGCTCGAAACGGTCGGTCAGGAGATAGGCGGTGGCCCCGGGCGTCACCACCATGGCGACAACGAGGAAGGCCCCGACGGTCTGAAGGGCGGCAACCGTGGAAGCCGCAAGCAGGGTGAAAAAGATAACCTTCAGCACTTCAGGCTTCAGCCCCACGGTACGGGCGTGGTTTTCATCGAAGAACACCACCATAAGGTCACGCCATTTCAGTGCCAGCACCAGCAGGCTGATGCCGCCGATCAGCGCCAGCTGAATCGTGTCTTCAGCGGTGATCGCCAGAATATTGCCGAGCACGATGGTCTGGATATTGATCGAAGTGGGCGAGAGCGACACCATGAATAGGCCAAGCCCGAAAAACGAGGTGAAGATCAGCCCGATGATCGCGTCTTCCTTCAGCCGCGTCTTCTGGTTCAGGAACAGCATGGAGCCGGCCGCAAGCCCGCCGGAAAGGAACGCGCCGAGCGAAAAGGGCAGGCCCAGCATATAGGCGCCCGCCACACCCGGAACGATGGCGTGGGACAGCGCATCGCCGATCAGCGACCAGCCCTTCAGCATCAGATAGGCCGAGAGAAAGCCACAGACGCCGCCCACCAGTGCGCTGACCCAGATGGCGTTCAGCATGTAACCATAGGTGAAAGGCTCAAGAAGGCTGTTTATCATCGACTTTTTCTTTCGGAGCCTGCGGATCATGTCCGTTCTGGCCATTCTTGCCGTAAATCACGAAAGGCCGCTCGTCATCGGTGATGACCTTCACCCGGCGCGGATCGGCGTCGTTATGCAGGTCCGCCCCGCCAAGCACGAAGTGGCGCAGGCTGCCGCCAAAGGCTTTTTGCAGGTTCTCCTCGTTGAAGGTATCCGCGGTCTTGCCCGATGCCAGCACCGTGCCCTTGACGAAGACGGCGCGGTCACAGAATTCCGGCACGCTGCCGAGATTGTGGGTGGAGACCAGCATGACGCGGCCCTCGTCGCGCAGCGCCTTCAGAAGTGCGACGATCTGCTCTTCCGTCGTTACGTCGACACCGGTGAAAGGCTCGTCCAGCAGGATGACCTGACCCTCCTGCGCCAGCGCGCGGGCCAGAAACACCCGCTTCTTCTGCCCGCCGGAGAGTTCGCCGATCTGGCGTTTGCGATAGTCCAGCATGTTGACGCGTTTCAGCGCCTCTTCGACCATCTGGTGATCGCGTTTCGAGGGGATGCGCAGGAAATTCATGTGGCCGTAACGGCCCATCATCACCACATCCTCCACCAGCACCGGAAAACTCCAGTCCACCTCTTCGGCCTGCGGCACATAGGCGACGAGGTTTTTCCTGAGCGCTTCCTTCACCGGCAGGTCGAAGATCGAGACGGAACCGGCGGCCAGAGGCACGAAACCCATGATTGCCTTGAAAATCGTGGACTTGCCGGCGCCATTGACGCCGACAAGTGCAGTGATCGTACCGCGTGGAATGGAAAAGCTGGCATTTCTTAATGCGGTGTGGCCGTTTCGATAGGTCACTGTCGCATTTTGAACCGTCAGGCCGCCGCCTGATTTTTTATTGCCCATTCTCATGAAGACAGTCCCTTGGCGATGGTTTCGCTCGTCACCCGCAAGAGGTCGAGATAGGTCGGGACGGGGCCGTCGGCTTCGCTCAGCGAGTCCACATAGAGTATGCCGCCATAGGCCGCGCCGGTTTCCTTGGCCACTTGTTGGGCCGGATCGGCGGAAACCGTGCTTTCGCTGAAGATCACCTGGATATTATGCTCGCGCATGGCGTCGATCACGCCGCGCACCTGCTGTGGTGTGCCCTGGCTGTCGGCATTGACCGGCCACAGGAACAGTTCCTTCAGGCCGAAATCGCGGGCGAGGTAAGAAAAGGCGCCTTCGCTCGTTACCAACCAGCGCTTGTTTTCCGGCAGAACGGAAAGCGTGTCGCGGATCGGCTGCACGGTGGCCTTGATCTTGTCCGAATAGGCCTTGGCATTGGCGGCATAGACATCTGCATGGGCGGGGTCGATTTCGGTCAGTCCCTTGCGGATATTCTCCACATAGATCAAGGCGTTATCGGGTGACATCCAGGCGTGTGGATTGGGTTTTCCCTGATAGGCGCCGCCGCTGATCGCCATCGGCGTCACACCCTCGCTCACCGTCACGCTCGGCACGCCGGAGAGGTTGGCCAGGAATTTTTCGAACCACAATTCAAGGTTGAGACCGTTACGCAGGACCAGATCGGCCTTGCGGGCTTTGAGGATGTCGCGCGGGGTTGGCTGGTAATTGTGAATTTCCGCGCCCGGCTTGGTGATGCTCTCCACCTCGGCCGCATCGCCCGCCACATTGCGTGCCATGTCGGCGATGATGGTGAAGGTGGTGACCACCGTGGGTTTCTCCTGCGCCTTTTCCTGAGCGATGGCGGCGGCGGGAAGAAAAAGCGAAAAAGCGAAAATGGCATGCCGGATTTTCTGGAAATTCACGTCTGTCACCGAATGTTGTTGCGATTAATTCGCAATACCATCTGTTATAAAATCACGTTTGTCAACGCTATTGCAAATCATTCGCAATTTAGCAGAATTCGCAAATGTCCGAAAATGGTGCGTTTTTGCAGGTGCAACGCCGGGCGGGTTAAACTTTTTTCAATGAGAAAGCGGCACTATCGCAAGGCTCGGGACAGCGTGGTCCAGGGCTTTATCCCGCGTGTGTTCCTCATCTTTCGAGCCACGTTTCGGGGTGAGGGCGATAAGGCGGGGTACTTGATGTCAGGATGTTGCGGGTGAAGGCTGTATT
This portion of the Agrobacterium tumefaciens genome encodes:
- a CDS encoding metal ABC transporter substrate-binding protein, with product MNFQKIRHAIFAFSLFLPAAAIAQEKAQEKPTVVTTFTIIADMARNVAGDAAEVESITKPGAEIHNYQPTPRDILKARKADLVLRNGLNLELWFEKFLANLSGVPSVTVSEGVTPMAISGGAYQGKPNPHAWMSPDNALIYVENIRKGLTEIDPAHADVYAANAKAYSDKIKATVQPIRDTLSVLPENKRWLVTSEGAFSYLARDFGLKELFLWPVNADSQGTPQQVRGVIDAMREHNIQVIFSESTVSADPAQQVAKETGAAYGGILYVDSLSEADGPVPTYLDLLRVTSETIAKGLSS
- a CDS encoding SDR family oxidoreductase, translated to MVQDFNGRTVVITAAGQGIGRATAERFISLGARVIATDINEQALSTLKGAETRVLNVLDGDGVKDFATDIGHADVLFNCAGFVHSGTILDCEEKDWDFSFDLNAKAMYRTCRAFLPGMLEKGKGAIVNMSSVASSVKGVPNRFAYTASKAAVVGLTKAIAADFVTKGIRCNAICPGTVDSPSLHDRLRATGNYEQALADFIARQPMGRIATPEEIAALVTYLASDEAGFTTGQIHVIDGGWTG
- a CDS encoding metal ABC transporter permease, encoding MSEYLELAILPFQLPFMQYAFVITLMIAVPMAMLSCLLVLKGWSLMGDAVSHAVLPGVVLAYIVNIPLSIGAFIAGMICALGTGFIKENSRIKEDTVLGIVFSGMFGLGLVLYVKVQSDMHLDHILFGDMLGIAPSDMLETGLIALFATLFLGILRKDLLVNAFDPQHAKAIGLPVRILHYGLLMVLSLTVVGALKAVGIILSVAMLVAPGAIAFLLTRRFSTMLVVAIAVAVTSSLCGIWLSFLIDSAPAPTIVLFMSLAFVATFIRTTWKAHHIDAVGERGI
- a CDS encoding metal ABC transporter permease, which encodes MINSLLEPFTYGYMLNAIWVSALVGGVCGFLSAYLMLKGWSLIGDALSHAIVPGVAGAYMLGLPFSLGAFLSGGLAAGSMLFLNQKTRLKEDAIIGLIFTSFFGLGLFMVSLSPTSINIQTIVLGNILAITAEDTIQLALIGGISLLVLALKWRDLMVVFFDENHARTVGLKPEVLKVIFFTLLAASTVAALQTVGAFLVVAMVVTPGATAYLLTDRFERLILMSLIIGAATSFVGAYLSYFLDGATGGVIVVLQTAIFLAAFVFAPKHGLLASRAKARKALGETP
- a CDS encoding manganese/iron ABC transporter ATP-binding protein, which codes for MRMGNKKSGGGLTVQNATVTYRNGHTALRNASFSIPRGTITALVGVNGAGKSTIFKAIMGFVPLAAGSVSIFDLPVKEALRKNLVAYVPQAEEVDWSFPVLVEDVVMMGRYGHMNFLRIPSKRDHQMVEEALKRVNMLDYRKRQIGELSGGQKKRVFLARALAQEGQVILLDEPFTGVDVTTEEQIVALLKALRDEGRVMLVSTHNLGSVPEFCDRAVFVKGTVLASGKTADTFNEENLQKAFGGSLRHFVLGGADLHNDADPRRVKVITDDERPFVIYGKNGQNGHDPQAPKEKVDDKQPS
- a CDS encoding IclR family transcriptional regulator is translated as MTDDDSERYRAPALDKGLDILELLARTDGGLTQIEIAKSIGKSPNELYRMLDRLVRRGYVRRLEGDRFSLTLKMFGLAHFHAPIRRLVSFAAPVMRDFSASAAQACHLAVYDRGGVVVIAQQESSTYWAMSLRVGAQMSLFHTGSGHVLLAFQTDAQREIMVTEQVRGGGETVPQGLAERLAQVRRQGFESMDSLQTAGVRNISAPVLTLDGTALAVITCPYITPLNGKAPTREACEALIRDAAQRISAVATGNGND
- a CDS encoding DUF1328 domain-containing protein; the protein is MLKWALIFFVISLIAGVFGFTGISAAAAGVARILFFIAVVIFLVFLVLALMAGSAVV